Proteins encoded together in one Mycolicibacter minnesotensis window:
- a CDS encoding NAD-dependent epimerase/dehydratase family protein, translated as MSGKPKLVIGANGFLGSHVTRRLVDAGEHVRVMVRPSANTIAIDHLDVTRFHGDIFDSATLAEAMAGCDDVYYCVVDTRAWLQDPSPLFRTNVEGTRNVLEVAKNAGLHRFVFTSSYATVGRRRGHVATEADIINPRGLTPYVRSRVQAEELVLRSAVESGLPAVAMCVSTTYGDGDWGRTPHGAFIAGAAFGKLPFLMKGIELEVVGVDDAARAMILAAEHGRNGERYLISERLIQLQEVVKIAADEAGVPAPSRSISVPALYALGALGSIRARLSGKDAELSLKSVRMMRAEAPVDHSKAVRELGWQPRPVEESIREAARFWMKLRDAKKRGTPG; from the coding sequence GTGAGCGGCAAGCCCAAGCTCGTCATCGGGGCCAACGGGTTCCTGGGGTCACACGTCACCCGCCGGCTGGTCGACGCCGGAGAACACGTGCGCGTGATGGTGCGCCCGAGCGCCAACACCATCGCGATCGACCACCTCGACGTCACCCGATTCCACGGCGACATCTTCGACTCCGCCACCCTCGCCGAGGCGATGGCCGGCTGCGACGATGTCTACTACTGCGTCGTGGACACCCGTGCCTGGCTGCAGGATCCGAGCCCGCTGTTCCGCACGAACGTAGAGGGAACCCGCAACGTCCTGGAGGTGGCCAAGAACGCGGGCCTGCACCGGTTCGTCTTCACCAGCAGCTACGCGACGGTCGGCCGTCGTCGCGGTCACGTGGCCACCGAGGCCGACATCATCAACCCGCGCGGGCTCACCCCCTACGTGCGCTCTCGAGTGCAGGCTGAAGAACTGGTGCTGCGCAGTGCAGTCGAATCCGGCTTGCCCGCGGTCGCGATGTGTGTGTCCACCACCTATGGAGACGGTGACTGGGGCCGGACCCCGCACGGGGCGTTCATCGCCGGGGCGGCCTTCGGCAAGCTGCCGTTCCTGATGAAGGGGATCGAGCTGGAGGTCGTCGGGGTCGACGACGCCGCCCGCGCCATGATCCTGGCCGCCGAGCACGGCCGCAACGGCGAGCGCTATCTGATCTCCGAGCGACTGATCCAGCTGCAGGAAGTAGTCAAGATCGCCGCGGATGAGGCCGGGGTACCGGCGCCGTCACGCTCGATCTCGGTGCCGGCGCTGTATGCCTTGGGTGCGTTGGGCAGCATCCGGGCCCGGCTGAGCGGCAAAGATGCCGAGCTGAGCCTCAAGTCCGTGCGGATGATGCGCGCCGAAGCTCCGGTGGACCACAGCAAGGCAGTGCGCGAACTCGGCTGGCAGCCCCGACCGGTGGAGGAATCGATCCGGGAGGCCGCGCGTTTCTGGATGAAACTGCGTGACGCCAAGAAGCGAGGTACCCCGGGATGA
- a CDS encoding siderophore-interacting protein encodes MAPITARLSDLAADVLFTSVLVTEATELSAQFFKVTLACDAFTRATWTPGDKLQIRPRRGSLAMRTYTPIDWNRDTGATAVIAYRHGDGPAVGWFEDASAGDMAEVFGPSRSLDLSDTVPNTVFIGDETSVGLAYALTRLNPAARYIYEATDPAALEDVLNALGIGDNTHCLKKSDDPGAVLSALADAIEDGTDSPVDAVVTGDAATVSAVRRDLRRRPGVTPRIKARAYWARGRTGLS; translated from the coding sequence ATGGCACCGATTACGGCTCGTCTATCTGATCTGGCTGCGGACGTGCTCTTCACGTCCGTGCTCGTCACGGAAGCAACAGAGCTATCTGCGCAGTTCTTCAAAGTCACTCTGGCGTGCGACGCCTTTACCCGTGCCACATGGACGCCGGGTGACAAGCTGCAAATTCGCCCTCGGCGGGGTTCTCTGGCGATGCGGACTTACACACCCATCGATTGGAACCGCGACACGGGCGCCACTGCCGTGATCGCATACCGCCACGGCGACGGCCCCGCCGTAGGCTGGTTCGAGGACGCCTCCGCCGGCGATATGGCGGAAGTATTCGGACCCAGCCGTTCGTTGGATCTCTCGGACACCGTTCCGAATACCGTCTTTATCGGAGATGAGACCAGCGTGGGTTTGGCCTACGCGCTGACCCGACTCAACCCAGCGGCACGCTATATCTACGAGGCAACAGACCCCGCCGCATTGGAAGACGTACTGAACGCGCTCGGCATCGGCGACAACACCCATTGTTTGAAGAAGTCCGATGATCCCGGGGCCGTGTTGAGTGCTCTCGCGGACGCCATTGAAGACGGTACCGACTCGCCCGTTGACGCCGTCGTCACTGGCGATGCGGCGACTGTCAGTGCGGTGCGTCGCGATCTGCGTCGCCGACCGGGCGTCACTCCCCGGATCAAAGCGCGCGCCTACTGGGCCCGCGGACGCACCGGGCTCAGCTGA
- a CDS encoding cytochrome P450, with protein MGALDFDFRDPELHVDPLAYQRRFAEAEPVHRSSQGLWVLTRYADVLAMLRDERVSTDRRSLYRNKLEPGRPYLTHVEHNLFYRSADDHRRLRAPLSRAFTPRALASFEAEVAARARSLAAGLDEGGFDLVADFAKPLPLGAIATLLGVPDSELDNLAAWSMALIAALEPAASREVFVAADDAAAGMKALLADLLDLRRAEPGHDLLSVVASSGLPLTDDELLHNAIFLLSAGHDTTTAVLTGAAALLIDEREQRGLLAESPQAVDELVRFISPALMISRVASAPIEIGDNVIETGAPILLGLAAANRDPEAFPDPDRLDLARSQTGHLGFGFGPHVCLGAPLARMQIRLGLVALFDRFPELTAAAPPQREPSAVLTSYRSYPLAARG; from the coding sequence ATGGGCGCGCTCGACTTCGACTTCCGCGACCCGGAGCTGCACGTCGATCCCCTGGCGTATCAGCGCCGGTTCGCCGAGGCCGAGCCGGTGCACCGCAGCAGCCAAGGGCTGTGGGTGCTGACGCGCTACGCCGACGTGCTGGCGATGCTGCGCGACGAGCGGGTCAGTACGGACCGGCGCAGTCTGTACCGCAACAAGCTCGAGCCGGGCCGTCCTTACCTGACCCACGTCGAGCACAACCTGTTCTACCGCTCCGCCGACGACCACCGTCGGCTTCGGGCTCCGTTGTCTCGGGCGTTCACACCGCGGGCACTCGCCTCGTTCGAGGCCGAGGTCGCCGCGCGCGCTCGGTCGTTGGCGGCCGGGCTGGACGAGGGCGGCTTCGACCTGGTGGCCGACTTCGCCAAGCCGTTGCCACTGGGGGCGATCGCCACCCTGCTGGGCGTGCCCGACAGCGAACTCGACAATCTGGCGGCCTGGTCCATGGCACTGATCGCAGCCCTGGAGCCGGCGGCCTCACGCGAGGTGTTCGTCGCCGCCGACGATGCCGCGGCGGGGATGAAGGCCCTACTCGCCGATCTGCTGGACCTGCGGCGCGCCGAGCCGGGCCATGACCTGCTGTCCGTGGTGGCCAGCAGTGGGTTGCCGCTGACCGATGACGAACTGCTGCACAACGCGATCTTCCTGCTGTCGGCCGGCCACGACACCACCACGGCCGTACTGACGGGGGCGGCCGCGCTGCTGATCGACGAACGCGAGCAACGCGGCCTGCTCGCCGAGTCCCCGCAAGCGGTCGACGAGTTGGTGCGGTTCATCAGCCCGGCCCTGATGATCTCCCGGGTAGCCAGCGCCCCGATCGAGATCGGCGACAACGTTATTGAGACGGGTGCCCCGATCCTGTTGGGGCTGGCGGCGGCCAACCGGGACCCGGAGGCATTTCCTGACCCCGACCGGCTCGACCTGGCCCGGTCGCAGACCGGGCACCTGGGGTTCGGCTTCGGCCCGCATGTCTGCCTGGGCGCACCGCTGGCCCGCATGCAGATCCGGTTGGGCCTGGTCGCCCTGTTCGACCGTTTCCCCGAGTTGACCGCCGCCGCGCCGCCCCAGCGGGAGCCCAGCGCGGTCTTGACCAGCTATCGGTCCTATCCGCTGGCGGCCCGCGGCTAG
- a CDS encoding DUF427 domain-containing protein — MTHGSSSGRPIHTPSADYPITVAPTGRRVTVRIGGQVIADSAAALTLQESNHPAVQYIPLADVHQDVLSKSATTSYCPFKGDAAYYSVTTADGESVADAIWTYEQPFPAVAAIAGHVAFYPNKAEISIAED, encoded by the coding sequence ATGACGCACGGCTCTTCGAGCGGACGACCCATTCACACCCCCAGCGCCGACTACCCGATCACGGTGGCCCCGACCGGTCGGCGGGTTACCGTACGAATCGGCGGCCAGGTGATCGCGGACAGCGCTGCCGCGTTGACTCTGCAGGAATCCAATCATCCTGCAGTGCAGTACATTCCGTTGGCCGATGTTCACCAAGACGTACTGAGCAAGTCGGCCACCACCAGCTACTGCCCGTTCAAGGGCGATGCCGCCTACTACAGCGTGACCACGGCGGATGGCGAGTCCGTCGCTGACGCGATCTGGACCTACGAGCAGCCGTTTCCGGCGGTCGCGGCGATCGCCGGGCATGTCGCCTTCTACCCGAACAAGGCCGAGATCAGCATCGCCGAAGACTGA
- a CDS encoding O-methyltransferase, translated as MNSLDSPQVVDVLARLFREAEISDAAFVADLVDGANAGIDPLFAVLEAEARDYKDLYRRAVDNYLCVSPEFGRLLYICARARNATSIVEFGTSFGVSTIYLACALRDNGGGVIIGTELEPSKAARARDHIIAAGLGDLVDVRAGDALDTLRANLGRPIDLVHLDGALSLYRPILRLLEPRLRPNALIIAENSTPDYLDYVRDPGHGYVSLPISLNPLRTNEVSLFLGERLSDPMPFGACASQKPHRY; from the coding sequence ATGAATTCGCTCGACTCTCCGCAGGTCGTCGACGTCCTCGCCAGGCTGTTCCGCGAGGCGGAGATCTCCGATGCTGCATTTGTTGCCGACCTGGTCGATGGAGCAAACGCCGGCATCGATCCCCTGTTCGCGGTGCTTGAGGCGGAGGCGAGGGACTACAAGGATCTGTATCGCCGAGCTGTGGACAATTACCTCTGCGTGTCACCGGAATTCGGTCGGTTGCTCTATATCTGTGCTCGTGCGCGCAATGCCACGAGCATTGTCGAGTTCGGCACGTCCTTCGGTGTCTCCACGATCTACCTGGCTTGCGCACTCCGCGACAACGGCGGCGGCGTCATCATCGGCACCGAACTCGAACCCAGCAAAGCTGCACGGGCTCGGGATCACATTATTGCGGCGGGATTAGGCGATTTGGTCGACGTCCGGGCCGGAGATGCCCTTGATACGTTGCGTGCGAACCTAGGCCGGCCGATAGACCTCGTCCATCTTGATGGCGCTCTCAGTCTGTACCGTCCGATACTGCGCCTGCTGGAACCGCGGCTGCGGCCCAATGCGCTCATCATTGCCGAGAACAGCACGCCCGACTACTTGGACTACGTCCGTGATCCTGGGCATGGCTACGTGTCATTGCCGATCTCTCTCAATCCGCTGCGCACCAACGAGGTAAGCCTCTTTTTGGGTGAACGTCTTTCCGATCCAATGCCATTCGGGGCGTGCGCATCCCAGAAGCCTCACCGCTACTAA
- a CDS encoding nuclear transport factor 2 family protein — MTNPQFSRAELAAAFDVFEQTVARAAETKDWDAWVAHYTPDVEYIEHAMGTMHGRDEVRTWIRKTMSTFPGSYMTEFPALWTVIDEERGRIICELDNPMRDPGDGTIISATNISIVTYAGDGLWCRQEDIYNPLRFVTATMKWCRKSQELGTLDDEAAAWMQQFGGNA; from the coding sequence ATGACGAATCCGCAGTTCAGCCGCGCAGAACTCGCTGCGGCATTTGATGTGTTCGAGCAGACCGTCGCCCGTGCCGCCGAGACCAAGGACTGGGACGCCTGGGTCGCCCACTACACCCCCGATGTCGAATACATCGAGCATGCGATGGGCACCATGCATGGCCGCGATGAGGTCCGCACCTGGATCCGCAAGACCATGTCGACCTTCCCCGGCAGTTACATGACCGAGTTCCCCGCGCTGTGGACGGTCATCGATGAGGAGCGTGGGCGCATCATCTGCGAGCTGGACAATCCGATGCGCGACCCCGGCGACGGAACCATCATCAGCGCCACCAACATCTCGATCGTCACCTACGCCGGTGACGGTCTGTGGTGCCGCCAGGAGGACATCTACAACCCGCTGCGCTTCGTCACCGCGACCATGAAATGGTGCCGCAAGTCCCAGGAACTCGGCACCCTCGACGACGAGGCAGCCGCCTGGATGCAGCAATTCGGAGGTAACGCGTGA
- a CDS encoding nuclear transport factor 2 family protein, whose amino-acid sequence MATPFDDPQAELAWMFLQGICGDDDLDEIFTLVSDGFTWWTILTREAVDKDTLRLEVEQRRLGLRIELELVRCINEHETVVIEALGDCVTADGSHYDSPLVFIVDTEDGRIVSVREYTDTRYAGPLLGL is encoded by the coding sequence GTGGCCACCCCGTTCGACGATCCGCAAGCAGAGTTGGCATGGATGTTTCTCCAGGGCATCTGCGGCGACGACGATTTAGACGAGATATTCACGCTGGTCAGCGACGGTTTCACCTGGTGGACCATCTTGACCCGCGAGGCCGTCGACAAGGACACCCTGCGGCTGGAGGTCGAGCAGCGCCGTCTCGGGCTGCGCATCGAGTTGGAGCTGGTGCGGTGCATCAACGAGCACGAGACCGTGGTGATCGAAGCGCTGGGTGACTGCGTCACCGCCGACGGTTCGCACTACGACAGTCCCCTGGTGTTCATCGTCGACACCGAAGACGGGCGGATCGTGTCGGTGCGTGAGTACACCGACACTCGCTACGCCGGGCCACTGCTGGGGCTCTAG
- a CDS encoding TetR/AcrR family transcriptional regulator, whose amino-acid sequence MTSADGGSAEASATRPTVRGRDTQARLEQAARDVIARKGFFKTTITDITAAARRSPASFYHYFESKEDLLASLAEDFRASAKSRAVQALHPGQDLREIIEESVRAHWETYREHLGVMVGVFQLAMINDEFAQRWRDMCADAIDWVAQTVRMAQRRGYAPGADPELVGSAIVAMLNNFTYVWLVAGGDVAGRELDEEAAITTLTDTWYRAVSWREQD is encoded by the coding sequence GTGACCTCCGCGGACGGCGGGTCCGCGGAGGCGTCGGCGACCCGCCCCACCGTCCGGGGCCGCGACACCCAGGCGCGGCTGGAGCAGGCGGCGCGAGATGTGATCGCGCGCAAGGGCTTCTTCAAGACGACCATCACCGACATCACGGCGGCCGCCAGGCGCTCGCCGGCGTCGTTCTACCACTATTTCGAGTCCAAGGAAGACCTGCTGGCGTCGCTGGCCGAGGACTTTCGGGCGTCGGCGAAAAGCCGTGCGGTGCAAGCTTTGCACCCAGGCCAGGATCTGCGCGAGATCATCGAGGAGTCGGTGCGGGCGCACTGGGAGACCTACCGCGAACACCTCGGCGTCATGGTCGGGGTGTTCCAGTTGGCGATGATCAACGACGAATTCGCGCAGCGCTGGCGCGATATGTGCGCCGACGCCATCGACTGGGTGGCGCAGACGGTGCGGATGGCGCAGCGCCGGGGATACGCGCCCGGCGCGGACCCGGAGCTGGTGGGGTCGGCGATCGTCGCCATGCTCAACAACTTCACCTATGTCTGGCTGGTGGCAGGCGGCGACGTCGCCGGGCGCGAACTGGACGAAGAAGCGGCAATCACCACACTGACCGATACCTGGTATCGCGCGGTGAGCTGGCGCGAACAGGATTGA
- a CDS encoding VOC family protein, with amino-acid sequence MTSPKPTVGLHHAAYACADLEATNHFYEDLLGLPLVHTEVEHLQEGFFRHVFYDLGDGSCIAFFDLHGVGEKPDWSSSLSRPNGLPVWVNHFAFRATEEKQNEVRARMDAAGIKALMDVDHGWCHSLYYLDPNGIMIELCRDTPGFEPDSEQAHKLLNSTERAADPKVVTSKTATTQLG; translated from the coding sequence GTGACGTCACCCAAGCCCACCGTCGGCCTGCACCACGCGGCCTACGCCTGCGCAGACCTCGAGGCCACCAACCACTTCTATGAAGACCTGCTGGGCCTCCCGCTGGTGCACACCGAAGTCGAACATCTTCAAGAGGGCTTCTTCCGGCACGTGTTCTACGACCTCGGCGACGGCTCGTGCATCGCGTTCTTCGACTTGCACGGAGTGGGCGAGAAACCCGACTGGTCCAGCTCGTTGTCGCGCCCGAACGGGCTGCCGGTGTGGGTGAACCACTTCGCCTTCCGGGCCACCGAGGAGAAGCAGAACGAGGTCCGGGCCAGGATGGACGCCGCCGGGATCAAGGCGCTCATGGACGTCGACCACGGCTGGTGCCACTCGCTGTACTACCTGGACCCCAACGGCATCATGATCGAGCTGTGCCGCGACACCCCGGGGTTCGAACCCGACTCCGAGCAGGCACACAAACTGCTCAACAGCACCGAACGGGCGGCTGACCCCAAGGTGGTCACGTCGAAGACCGCCACCACCCAGCTCGGCTGA
- a CDS encoding alpha/beta hydrolase: MAVTREFVSLTSASGAVNPAGYHPAQGLYWTPAGVKPKVAVIASHYNVDFAEHYLAPLIAERGYGFLGWNTRFRSGESLFLLEHALLDIAAGVQWLREQAGVETVVLLGNSGGGSLMAAYQSQSVDPHITTVGGGPVPDACNSLPPGDLYVSTQAHAGRPEVLTAWMDPSVTDETDPLSCDPSLDMYAEQNTPPYTPEFIARYRQAQRDRNDRITAWAQAELKRLKAGGTYDRSFSVHRVWADPRYLDPSLDPSDRPLNSCYLGDPRRANRAPYNIAAHCTLRTWLSMWSLQTSFCQGTPHLNRITLPSLVIQGTADTGVFPSDAHHIHDSLASTDKQLHFIPGDHYLEQPTDSRTICADLVASWIAERT, translated from the coding sequence GTGGCAGTAACTCGCGAATTCGTTTCGCTCACTTCGGCGTCGGGGGCGGTGAACCCCGCCGGCTACCACCCCGCGCAGGGGCTGTACTGGACCCCGGCCGGCGTCAAGCCGAAGGTGGCCGTGATCGCCAGCCACTACAACGTGGACTTCGCCGAGCACTACCTGGCACCGCTGATCGCCGAACGGGGCTACGGCTTCTTGGGCTGGAACACCCGATTCCGCAGCGGCGAATCGTTGTTCCTGCTCGAGCACGCGCTGCTGGACATCGCGGCCGGGGTGCAGTGGCTGCGTGAGCAAGCCGGCGTGGAGACGGTCGTCCTGCTCGGCAATTCCGGTGGTGGATCGTTGATGGCGGCCTACCAGTCGCAGTCGGTGGACCCCCACATCACTACCGTCGGCGGCGGCCCGGTGCCCGACGCGTGCAATTCCCTGCCGCCCGGCGACCTGTACGTGTCCACCCAGGCACACGCCGGACGCCCCGAGGTGCTGACCGCGTGGATGGACCCGTCGGTGACCGACGAGACCGACCCGCTGTCGTGCGATCCGTCTCTGGACATGTACGCCGAGCAGAACACCCCGCCCTACACCCCGGAGTTCATCGCCCGCTACCGCCAGGCCCAGCGGGACCGCAATGATCGGATCACCGCGTGGGCGCAGGCGGAGTTGAAGCGGCTGAAGGCCGGCGGAACCTATGACCGGTCTTTCTCGGTGCACCGAGTATGGGCGGACCCGCGCTACCTGGACCCCTCGCTCGACCCGTCGGACCGTCCGCTGAACTCGTGCTACCTGGGCGACCCGCGACGCGCCAACCGGGCGCCGTATAACATCGCCGCGCACTGCACGCTGCGGACCTGGCTGTCCATGTGGAGCCTGCAAACCTCGTTCTGCCAGGGCACCCCCCACCTGAACCGAATCACGTTGCCCTCATTGGTCATCCAGGGCACCGCGGACACCGGCGTGTTCCCCAGCGACGCTCACCACATCCACGACTCACTGGCCAGCACCGACAAGCAGCTCCATTTCATCCCCGGCGACCACTACCTGGAGCAGCCGACGGACAGCCGCACGATCTGCGCGGATCTGGTGGCGTCCTGGATCGCTGAACGCACCTAA
- a CDS encoding PPE domain-containing protein: MTGVLWFASPPEVHSARLSIGPGAGPMLAAAAEWNALAARYDEAASELLQILVTVHTGTWQGPAARRYVAAHHRYLGWLDDVARASALTGSRLELTVNAYTLALSEMPTLAELALNHSTHTLLVATNFFGINTVPIAANEADYQRMWIQAATAMSVYDGVTRAMQVGTPKLPAVPSTLTVDPLRADALANSARGATALSNGDSGLAELIDGILRILIPAPVFEVIEALGNLSLGEVLTLLVTNPTAAITVLTPLFAALGALAGYVSISLTLFALQIGSALFLFAPALAIPLAVALSDPSRWSPLIDGSAPELPSSPVQPPRAALTAVAHPLAQSHGPQSVGSPSSAAPAATYDAPPPSAGAGPVGPPIYAVAAARLDPPHPPIAKEGGGAQEPYAAASAVRPPAVARTAAARARRRRRRRDLAGGERMRAYAFLEDQAHSPEPAAAADKVAAATLPTDRGSGARGRNRATAPSSARGCVLVDTPVDDEAALSRPLLPGSWPTH, encoded by the coding sequence ATGACCGGCGTGCTGTGGTTCGCCTCTCCACCGGAAGTGCACTCGGCCCGGTTGTCGATCGGGCCTGGAGCAGGGCCGATGCTGGCCGCGGCAGCGGAGTGGAACGCATTGGCGGCGCGATACGACGAAGCAGCAAGCGAACTCCTGCAGATCCTGGTCACGGTGCACACCGGGACATGGCAGGGACCGGCTGCGCGGCGCTATGTGGCCGCGCATCATCGCTACCTCGGCTGGCTGGACGACGTGGCGAGGGCCAGTGCGTTGACGGGCTCTCGGCTGGAGCTGACCGTGAACGCCTACACCCTCGCGCTGAGCGAGATGCCCACGCTTGCCGAGCTCGCACTGAACCACAGCACGCACACGCTCTTGGTTGCCACAAATTTCTTTGGGATCAATACCGTCCCCATCGCTGCCAACGAAGCTGATTACCAACGAATGTGGATCCAAGCCGCCACAGCAATGTCGGTCTACGACGGAGTCACGCGCGCTATGCAGGTCGGCACACCGAAGCTGCCGGCTGTGCCGTCGACCCTGACGGTCGACCCCCTTAGGGCAGACGCGCTCGCCAACTCTGCCCGGGGGGCGACGGCGCTGAGTAACGGCGACTCCGGTCTGGCTGAACTCATCGACGGCATCCTGCGGATACTGATCCCGGCGCCGGTCTTCGAGGTGATCGAAGCGCTCGGGAACCTCAGTCTCGGAGAGGTCTTGACCCTGCTGGTTACCAACCCAACTGCCGCGATCACTGTTCTCACACCGTTGTTCGCGGCGCTGGGTGCCCTCGCGGGTTACGTCAGCATCAGCCTTACGCTCTTTGCGTTGCAGATCGGGTCGGCCCTCTTTCTGTTCGCCCCGGCGTTGGCCATTCCTCTTGCGGTCGCTCTATCCGACCCCAGCCGCTGGTCCCCGCTCATCGACGGGTCGGCGCCTGAGCTGCCGTCCAGCCCTGTCCAACCGCCGCGAGCTGCGTTAACCGCAGTTGCGCATCCGTTGGCCCAGTCACACGGTCCCCAGAGCGTGGGCTCGCCGTCTTCAGCAGCACCCGCGGCGACTTACGACGCACCCCCGCCATCCGCCGGTGCGGGCCCGGTCGGACCCCCGATTTACGCCGTTGCGGCTGCACGCCTTGATCCACCACATCCCCCGATAGCGAAGGAGGGCGGGGGCGCCCAGGAGCCCTACGCCGCGGCCAGCGCAGTGAGACCGCCCGCTGTCGCCAGGACCGCTGCGGCGCGAGCCAGGCGAAGACGTCGGCGGCGGGATCTTGCAGGCGGGGAACGCATGCGCGCCTACGCGTTCCTTGAAGACCAGGCCCACTCACCGGAGCCCGCGGCAGCGGCCGACAAAGTCGCGGCGGCGACCTTACCGACCGATCGCGGCTCCGGCGCACGCGGCCGAAATCGAGCCACCGCTCCGTCCAGCGCTCGGGGCTGCGTCCTGGTCGATACACCCGTCGACGACGAAGCAGCGCTTTCGCGGCCTTTGCTGCCCGGCAGCTGGCCGACCCACTAG
- a CDS encoding TetR/AcrR family transcriptional regulator: MDPHELQPRKRPQQQRSQQTREHILEAAIEVFTEYGYARGTTNRIAERAEISIGSLYQYYPNKDAIVIALATRHLDNGIDHVNQRRQTGSAATLEAVLNDIVGTAIDNHRHDPEYLRLLIEQAPRSGELMAKVAALQDASTQSMRELLATYPEVVVEDLNAAARLTVTTIELVVHHMLAAPRALDSGDLHKELVAMLTRYLTSA; the protein is encoded by the coding sequence ATCGACCCGCATGAGCTTCAGCCGCGCAAACGCCCCCAGCAACAGCGTTCTCAGCAGACTCGGGAACACATCCTCGAAGCGGCGATCGAGGTCTTCACCGAGTACGGCTACGCCCGGGGAACAACCAACCGCATCGCCGAGCGCGCCGAGATCTCCATCGGCTCGCTGTACCAGTACTACCCCAACAAAGACGCCATCGTCATAGCCCTCGCTACCCGCCACCTCGACAACGGCATCGACCATGTCAACCAACGACGACAAACCGGGTCCGCTGCCACGCTTGAAGCCGTGCTCAACGACATCGTGGGCACTGCCATCGATAACCACCGCCACGATCCCGAGTACCTGCGACTCCTCATTGAACAGGCACCCCGTTCGGGTGAGCTCATGGCCAAAGTAGCTGCGCTGCAGGATGCATCGACCCAGAGCATGCGCGAGCTGCTCGCCACGTATCCCGAAGTTGTCGTTGAAGATCTCAATGCCGCGGCACGGCTCACCGTCACCACCATCGAGTTAGTCGTCCATCACATGCTCGCCGCACCCCGAGCCCTCGACTCTGGTGACCTCCACAAGGAGCTGGTCGCCATGCTGACGCGCTATCTCACCAGCGCCTAG
- a CDS encoding enoyl-CoA hydratase/isomerase family protein encodes MGVESLASLKVSHTGPVARVRISHGEINLMDATMMGDLWRLVKWLRSPAGSEVRVVVLESANPDFFIAHVDLALLAASVDDTEGACGSFQDLVGAFRALDQVTIGVVAGRVAGGGMELLVNLDLRFAVTGRALFNQIETGIGVIPAGSGPQHLLALLGRGRALEVILAHDDLDAGLAERYGLVNRALDPDEAGPFLDRLIQRIATVPLADIIDVKATLAAPDLDTGLAVERSAFARMLRRGAALPKMQRFLAAGGQTPAGEIRLADLAAELDQAETS; translated from the coding sequence ATGGGCGTCGAATCCCTGGCGTCGCTGAAGGTCAGCCACACCGGCCCGGTGGCCCGGGTGCGTATCAGCCACGGCGAGATCAACTTGATGGACGCCACCATGATGGGCGACCTCTGGCGGCTGGTGAAGTGGCTGCGCTCTCCCGCCGGCAGCGAGGTGCGGGTGGTGGTTCTGGAAAGCGCCAACCCCGACTTCTTCATCGCCCACGTCGACCTCGCACTGCTGGCTGCCTCGGTCGACGACACCGAGGGCGCCTGCGGCTCCTTCCAGGACCTGGTCGGCGCATTCCGGGCGCTCGACCAGGTCACCATCGGCGTGGTCGCCGGACGGGTGGCCGGCGGCGGGATGGAGTTGCTGGTCAATCTCGATCTCCGGTTTGCGGTCACCGGCCGCGCACTGTTCAACCAGATCGAGACGGGGATCGGCGTCATCCCGGCCGGTTCGGGCCCGCAACACCTGCTCGCTCTGCTGGGCCGGGGTCGGGCGCTGGAGGTCATCCTGGCCCACGACGACCTCGACGCCGGACTCGCCGAGCGCTACGGGCTGGTCAACCGGGCGTTGGACCCCGACGAGGCCGGGCCGTTCCTCGACCGGCTGATACAGCGCATCGCCACGGTGCCGCTGGCCGACATCATCGATGTCAAGGCCACCCTGGCCGCCCCTGACCTGGACACCGGACTGGCGGTAGAGCGCTCCGCGTTCGCCCGGATGCTTCGCCGCGGTGCCGCGCTGCCGAAGATGCAGCGCTTCCTGGCCGCCGGCGGCCAGACTCCGGCCGGCGAAATTCGACTGGCCGACTTGGCGGCCGAACTGGACCAGGCGGAAACGTCGTGA